The Lolium rigidum isolate FL_2022 chromosome 1, APGP_CSIRO_Lrig_0.1, whole genome shotgun sequence region aagctcgggGGCCGGGCGTGCACGGGGTCTTTCGGCgctgttggcagccttcaccaactcGGCCACCCGCGAGtccggcggcgtaactcttcgccttcgaggcggtgcggctcttctgcggcggtcggccgcgagcatgttcttgtcgggggtgttgtagatgggcagctccattgacggagccggcgcgtcggcgccgtcgcggtcgatctcggcgcctaggtcgcggcctctgcggcgaaTCTGGcccgctcggctggggttgtcgccgcctggggtgaggccgtgggcgcggttgtactcgcgctgggtgatgtcccactggcgcttagcagcagccagctcctcggtccgcttgaggaggagcacgcggtgcgcctccgaggtccgcctcgacggcggcggcgtcggcaccggtgccggtggtgagcggagtgctcagctttgcccggacttgctccagccgggatggtggtggtggcgcctttgcgcctgatgcggatgcgtgcccgccgatcgtcgcgctccaggtcggggccgcggatgcgcgtggacttggaggggaactcctcgccagccatcatgacttgcacgacggcggggctggcgggagcgctgctgccggctcgcggaggagggctggcgcagcgcagcacctgccgcgggtagcgcggtggtgcaacggtggcgacgtagacgtcgtggccgccgaaggagatgatgctgccgccggctgggaagggccggtcggcgaagcagccgagCGTTGTCGGCGACGCGGTCGAGGagcgaatctccggatcaagcctgcaagcgactcgctcgccggtggtgatggtgaggcccgtccggatgaagacaccggccgaggatgctgaaggccccacggtgggcgccaaatgtcgtggtatcgtcacggcatatgccatagggtggctaatcgaaggtggttcctgagagatctcacggcggtatccggaagcgggtatgggcacgagcgacacggcgacgtacccaggttcgaggccctccggtggaggtaaaacctctactctgctagagtgtatatgatatcacacagtacaatggtgctcctagagctgtgtcccggCTGCTCTCGGGAGGCTAAGGGAGTCGATGGTCTCTCTCGCGAGGCGGTgataagggtggaatgaagtgataatgatcgatcgtcccccgcacgaggggtagCCCAGActtatataggcgccggcactttacatataagtccctatagtctaccggccggcttggccggctccggctccgctccttcccgaggcgttgacgtcatggagccgttgaggcgtagtggctcgTCCCGtccgccggaggaggtcggcggtATGGCGAGGAAGAGTCTCCGTCGCCATCATGCCTCGTGGCCGGTGACGgaccgtcgtaggcgatgatggcctgtccggcgcgtggcactcgctgctctacggtgccccgcgctttacggaagatgaagtcggcgtggactttgggaacccggattaccaacccggttccttccggtgcaagactcgccgacctcgagtcggtccgaggtacgagacccccggtcggatatggcttgtagaagccggcccggctactGACATTGgcagccgtagccaggccgactaggacctagagccagccggcttccggaccagccggccacggcgccagccggctgctcatcagccggcctttgccgccagccggccagtggccagccggctgctccgcgtccattgccctacccggggtcttccccccgacacaatTTTGTATGACTTCGCATTTCATGGACACGGttttgtatgaaaatgcacatagTGGACAAGGTTTTGTGAATTACCTCTACTTAAAATTTGCATAGTGATTCTAGCAATTTACGTGTACAACATTATCAATTTGAAAACTAGGGCGAATCCAGCAAGGAAGAACTTCAATAAGCTGCTGATAGTTGGCACTAGAATTTAGCAAATCATGTGGCAAGCATGAAGTTCACTGTTCGTGCCTTTCTCGGCGCTCTTCTCACTTCTCAGCTACAGTAATAAAGCAGAGTACATGGCGGCGGTTCGCTCGACCTTAATCACGGCTGTCCGAAACGAGACCAATCATACCACGAGCCAACAAAGATCGTCAGCAACAATGCCATAGTACAGAACACGAAGATTAAAACCTAATATTATCACAGACAcctaatatttttttcttttcgatTCTGACCACGAAATATTCACAAGAACAATTAAAAACACACATCCACGCGAACATACAGACGAACATCGTCACACATCCCGATCATTCCTTACACCAAGCCCCAGCCATTTCGCCCTACTGCAACGCATCGATTATTACTCCCATCGCACCTAGTCTCGATCTTGATGTGTTCTACACGAGCGTAGAGCACTGCGAGGTCTTGGGGTCCCACATGGCCGGGAGCAGGAACCGGCGGCCGGCGACCCCGACGGCGTTGAAGCTGGCCCCTGTCGCGGCGTCCACGGACAGCTGTCCGGGGTACCCCGGGTAGGCGCCGGCGCCGAACACCCCGGTGCACGCCGTCACGGCCTCCAGCGGCGCATCGGCGGGGCCCTGGAAGTACCCGCCGCCGTACGGGTTGGTGACCGCCCCGGCGAGCAGCGTGGCGAGGTTGATGACCACCCCGTCCATCCCCACGTCCGCGTTCGGGGCTACGAGGGGTGGTGCCTGCGGGCCGTACGTCGGCTGGTGGAACGGCCACGCGCACTCCCCCGCGCACTGCTCCGCCGAGTCGCCCACCCACACGTACGCGAACCGCCCGCGCCCGCGTGTGGCTGTGGCTGTGGCCGCGGCGCGGGTGCTCCCTttcggcggcgcggcggacgcCGAGGCGTGGAGGCCGCAGCGGGAGAGGCAGAAGCCGTCGACGAGGACGTCGGGCGCGGTGATCACGACGGCGACCGAGCCGCGGTGCGGGGAGAGGCGCGCGGCGAGggacgcgaggtcggcctccgagaGCCGCCGGCCGAGGGAGAGCGACGGGTCGAGCACCTGGCGGCCGAGCGCGAGCCGCGCCGCGCCCGGGTGGTACCGCGCGGTGGTGGCCCACCACGACGCGACCGACGGCGAATGGGCTGGCGcgggggaggagagggaggcgacGAAGTCGGCCACGGTGGCGCGCTGCGCCGGGGTGAAGCGGCCGTACCAGAGCAGGTTGACGGAGTGGTTGCCGGTGAGCAGCTGGCCGTGGTGGTTGGTGAGCGTCACGGGAGCCTGGGTGACGAGGAACAGCTGCCGCGGCGTGGCCGCGCCGGTGCCGACGACAGCCACCGCGAGGAGCAGGATGAGGAAGCTGTGGTACCAGTGGGCCATGGCTGGCAGTGAAATCCCAGTGGGAGTGTGTAGGGGCTGGGTGGCATGAAGCGGGGTGAGCGGGGTTTATATAGGAGGTTAGGACGGAGCGGGCCAGGCCATGGCCCATGCGGCGGGCCGTGGGCCGTGCGGGACTTTTGAGGACGTGTTTCGTGGAGACGTAGCATTTCTTTATGAAAAAGTTCTGCGAAATTCGGGATAGTGGGCCCATGTGCAGAGGGTAGTGGTAGGTCCTTTGTCAGTGGATGGGCCTCTGCTTCCTTCCAACGGAAGGGACGGAGTATTTTGAATGTGCTCATGGTGGTGGGCAGGCCTGAATTATCTCGGGTTTCGTGCATTGAAAAAACCATGGAGCACGAGTGTTTGTGTGACAATGTCAGAAACCATGTAATCTCCATCTCCACTATCTccatctccactaatataaaaagagAGAGAGCTGGAGATCCAAATGATCTGAACCCTTCACTAAAGAAATCGAACGACCTAGATCCACCCAATGTTGAGCACCTCAAACGCGTTGAACGCTGAGTAACCACGTACCGCTTCATTCCTCAAagagcagtttttttttttttagaaacaagagcagttttttttttgaacatcaaAAGAGCAGTTGTTCAGCTCCTACGAGAGGCCGAGACCGAGAGTAACCAGCGCATCGCCGCCACCGTACGCTCTCCCCGCGACGAACTGCGGCGCCCTCCAGAACCACCCTCTCGCCGGCGACGCTGAGACccaccatcgccgccgccctcAGTCCTCCGTTCGCCTCCATCCGCACCTCTATGTCCTCCACCTCCATACGCGCCTCCCCTCCTGCCCTATCCTCTCTTTTTTTTGCGAGTGACCTCCTGCCCTATCCTGATCCCTCGCGCTCCCCAAGTGAGTCGCCGCAAGAGCCAACGCTGCAGTCCGCCGTGGAGGACGCACCTGCCACCGCCGCCAAGGAGGCCTGAAGACGTGGGTATGGCTCTGCTTTAGCAGTCTGATATACAAATGTTTATTTTATGCCACACCGACAGAAATACCATACTGCTTGCTGGGCAGTAACATTTAAGAATTAACACAAGCTTTGTATTAGCAGATGCTGCTGAACTGAGTCAGACTGCAAATTGGTTTTGTCTTTACTTTTCCAGAGTGATGCAAATCATTTTTTAACATCAACAATTAACTTCACAAAAAAATGTCAGAAAAGTATGAACTGATTGCGCAGAAAATATTATTCACTATATTTCATCTGCCTTGTCCACGATAGTTGTGAAGAGAATGCCGTATTGCATGAGAAACCTACACTCACTTCACATGAGGAAAAATAACAATACAATAATTTTTTGTAGATTGCCACCAGATTCATGCGATAATTTTAGCTgctattcatatataaaactgcAACTGAGAGCAGAAAAGATTAAGTACGTACTCTGAATTTACTCTATCCTTATCGTTTTTTGTGTGGCATGGCTGAATTCAACTTTCTCCAAAGAATAAGTTCAGTTATTGCAAGACTCGAAATCTTATTGCAACCCTGTATTACAAGAATTGAACTCTTATATTCTGTATGTTCAAGTGTACtgttctcatattactttataggtTCAGTTATAGTTCTTTTGGAACAAAATGGAGAAACCTTACACTCTCACTTGACTTAGGGACAAAATCATTGTAGATTGCAATGATTGATGAAATAATTTTATCTGCTATTTATATATGAGATGGCAAGCAGATAGTTATAATACAGTTTTTTTTAATCTCTGATAAGTTGACAGCAGAAAAGATAAGTATGCACTCCTTATCGCTTTTTTGTGGTGGCTGAATTACAACTTTCTTCAGTGAATATGTCATTAATAAATAACCGGTCTGAAAAAAATCTCAGAGGGGATTGGGATTTCCGGTAACCACGGTTACCGAAGATAACCGGTCAAATACCGGACGAGATTctcaaacaaaatttgaatttcaaactgaaaaatatctaaatattttgaaaataagGTTTGGAGGAAAAGAAAGTGAAAGATTAGGACAAAGGAATTGGGGCATGGGGTCATAGTGGAGAGAGAACACATACGGTTTAGGTTGAACTAACCAATCAGtctaaattcaaaacaaattcaaATGGAATGAGATTTTTTGGCTGATAAGTTCATTTTACCAGAGGGGCTGAGAATTCCGGTTACCGGCCGGTAACCGCGGTATTTCATCCGGTAACCAAATCCCCGATTTATTGCAAGATTTGGACTCTTATTGCAACCCTGTATTGCAAGAATTGAACTCTTATTTTCTACATGGGTAAGTGTACTGTCCTCGGATTACTTTATAGGTTCAGTTATACTTCTTTTGAAACAATATGGATTTCCAAATATGTCAGGAATAATGTATAAAGGTGCAAATTTCAGCTTGCCCAAACTAGCTCAAATACTCAATGCTATGTTCTCCACATGTTGGGTATATGTTTTTATCCCTTTCATGTTTACTGATTATAGTGTTTCCCCATTAGTTGTTCACATCACATTCTTTGCCCGTGAAGAATATTCGTCTACCTGCGTTCCCTCTTGGATCAGTGGAGCATTTCCTGTTTACAGATCTAACGAACACGACTATAGATATGAATGCTAATCCCACGAGTGGTAATCTACTGGAAAAGAAACAAGGCTGAGAATGTCTCCTATGGCTGAATATATTTATCCTAGAGGTTTCTCAAGAATTGCGCCGATTGTATACAAGTGAGGATGAGTAGAATGCAAAATATTTTGGAAAGAGCATGACAAATTTCAACTCTCACTTCTCCTTCACGAGGGTTTGAATCGATTCgaatgaatttttttattatgaTTGATATAACTATTATATCTTGATAAATTTATGAGTCAATAAAACGTGCATGTGCACGTGCCCCATTACTAGTGTAGTAAATATCTTTCCGTTCTGCATTTGTGTTATTATTGGTTCTGCAGTATTTATCCTTTCAATGGCCAGATAATTAAATTTTTTGCACGATATTTGATCCAAGTTAGTATCACAGTTTTTCGAAAAAATTAGTACGCTCTTTGATTCAAATTATTTATCAACAGATGTTAGTACGCTCTTTGTCTGTCTAGCTTTCTCGCAGAACAGGGCAAGCTACTTGGCTCTCATTTGTCACGTGTTTCTAAGTCAAAAAAATAATTGGTGTATAGATGGGGAGAGGACAGAGCACCATTGACACAGTGTAAAGCGTAAAGTTCCAGCTCAAGCGACGCCTTAGATAAGGAATCTGTCTGCTTTGCAGAGTAGCTAGTCACGTGCATTTTGTTAGGAGTACTTGTTAGGGTTACTAATTGAACTTTTCGCGTCTTACTGATAAGGCATAGGTTAAGGGTCGTGGTCCTGCCAACATGCATGCATTTCGTTCTTGTGGATCGGGAGTCATGTGTTCCGTGAGCTATTTCTTTAGTTTTCTCTCAAATTTTACGAGTAATTGCTTTTCGATCACAGACAACGCGTACGAGTACAAAGAACGGCGTTCCCCAAGGATACATGGATTTGATGCGCATGGGCAGCATGGGCACTAGTGCTCCCTTTGGTTTTAGTTTTTTGAAACGGATTTGCTAATTCTCAGACGCCTGAGAATTAGTTAAATCTCAGTCGACTAAATGGATGTTCGATTTGAGCGCTAAGATTCGCGCTATGTTCTGTCGTTCTCATGCCGTGTACACAGAAGACGTGGATTGTACGTGTGTTGGGCTGTGTGTTTTGTCCGGCCCATTTGATTTATACATGTACCTACCAATTTGGACTTTGTTCTATGCATGTGGGCTATTCATCTTTTCTTGCTTAGCTATTCTACGTGTGTGTGCTTTGTTATTGTGCACGTGATGTCCTGTTTTCATCTTTAAACGGGCAACCACGATGGTTGTTTTGCCGGGTGGTTCTTTGTTGTTTTCTTTGTATcatttaatttctgaattttatgattactagcaaaagtgcccatgCGTTGCAACGGGTTTATTTTTATTTAGTACAATTTATTATGCCTGATATTTTTTATAACCCGTCACGTGCATAATTATTTTTTGAGGCCGGTCAAAATAACAAATAATATTATATTACTGAGCAGCACATACTTTACGCTCAATTCTTCATAATATTCCTTCATCCAAAAATAATTGGGTTAGATTTTTTCTAGATTTGTATGTCTCTACACACACTAAACTGTCTAAATCGTACGGCCATCTTGTTTTGCCATCGGGTCCGTAGCCCCAACAACTATCTCTCAGCTCTCTCCCCACCCCGAGCGTAGCGACCACGAGCCGCTCGCTCCTCCTCTCAGCACCTGCCCCGCTCGCCTCTCTCCTCTGTGGAGCCACGCAACAAGCTGCGGCCCCGCCAGCTTTCGCTCCGCCGGAATCCCGGCCCCTTGCCTCGCCTCCCAGCCTTGCTGGGCCGCCGGACCTCGCCTCCATTCCTCCGCCCACCGGCAGTGCTTGGCGCCGCCACGCGCCCTGTCTTCGGTTCCTCTGTGACGCGCCTGAGCGCCCCCACGCCGGCCTTCCTCTTTTGCATCCCCACGGTGCTCAGCTAGGGCTCGTTCCTTCGATCTCACCCCGCAGCTCGACTTTCTTTCCAGTCTCGTCTGTgcattctgttttttttttctttccttccaTCCTCTCTTTGGCCATCGTTCTGGTATTTTTAATACCCCACACATGATACGACGGGTCAGCAGTGCATGCTATTTTGGGGACACCTTGCTGATAATCCAGGCAATTAGCTAGGTATATGAATAGGTGCAAGTCCGTACAATAAAGCGAGGTGGGATTATTGAACTATACATTTTCGTCCTGTTATATTTTGGGAGAGAACCGGCAGGTGGAGGCCTGGTTCTGGTTCGTTTCTGAAGTGCGCTGGGCCGACAACAAATGCTTTCCAAGGCCCACTCCGGacggacgagatgcaaactgtttcAGATTTACGATGAAACGAACCGGTACACCGTATACGGTAATTTGACTTATTATGTGATAGGACAATGCCCGCACGTTGCTGCGGAATAATAGATTGTTAACCTTGTAGATTCTATTTAGTGAATATGTCTCGCACTATCACAAATTGCGCATGCGTTATAGGGGTTATTTAAGATTGAATATTTTGATTTGGCGTTAGAACGTCTCACTTATTGCACGGCTTAATATTTTATCGATATGCCTCGCCCTAGAGCTCGATTCCCTCGCAATACCTCCCCCCCCTTATTTCCTTGTGGCTCTTCCTCACACGAACGGTGTGCGTCGACCGACGCTCGCCACCCCGCCAATTTTGTGGCACCCTTTCCAGACCCGTTTCTAATATGTGAGCTCTACTTTGGGGCGGCGGCCTCCCCCTTTTTTTGTTGCTTCCTTTATCTTTTTCCCTTGTTTGGTGCTTCCTTCCATATAATAATTCAATAGTTCCTTCTTAGACTAAGAAATTGTGGTGCTCATGCTTTCCTAGATGGCTTGCTGATTGAGAAAACTTGCGTATGTGAACCGGCGG contains the following coding sequences:
- the LOC124651582 gene encoding protein EXORDIUM-like 2 — its product is MAHWYHSFLILLLAVAVVGTGAATPRQLFLVTQAPVTLTNHHGQLLTGNHSVNLLWYGRFTPAQRATVADFVASLSSPAPAHSPSVASWWATTARYHPGAARLALGRQVLDPSLSLGRRLSEADLASLAARLSPHRGSVAVVITAPDVLVDGFCLSRCGLHASASAAPPKGSTRAAATATATRGRGRFAYVWVGDSAEQCAGECAWPFHQPTYGPQAPPLVAPNADVGMDGVVINLATLLAGAVTNPYGGGYFQGPADAPLEAVTACTGVFGAGAYPGYPGQLSVDAATGASFNAVGVAGRRFLLPAMWDPKTSQCSTLV